ATCTCCACGATGATCAGGCCATCAGAAAGCTCGAGCGCGGTTTCCACGCTGTCTGCCAAGCGCTGGGCGAGGCCTTCCTTGATCACAAGGCGGTCCACCACCACTTCGATCTCGTGCTTGATCTTCTTGTCGAGCGCCGGGGCTTCCTCGATGAGGTAAAACTCGCCGTCGATCTTCACGCGCTGAAAGCCGCGCTTCTGCAGCTCGGCCAGTTCCTTCTTGAACTCGCCCTTGCGGCCGCGCGCGATGGGGGCAAGGAGGTAAAGCCGGGCGCCATCACCCAGCGCGATGATGCGGTCCACCATCTGGCTCACCGTCTGGCTTTCGATAGGGAGCCCGGTGGCGGGTGAATAAGGGATGCCGACGCGCGCCCACAGAAGGCGCATATAGTCGTAAATCTCGGTCACCGTGCCGACGGTCGAGCGCGGGTTCTTGCTCGTTGTTTTCTGCTCGATGGAAATCGCCGGCGACAGGCCCTCGATATGGTCCACATCCGGCTTCTGCATCAGTTCCAGAAACTGGCGGGCATAGGCCGACAGGCTTTCCACATAGCGGCGCTGGCCTTCGGCATAGATTGTATCGAACGCCAGCGAGGACTTGCCGGAGCCTGAAAGGCCGGTGATCACCACCAGTTTGTCGCGCGGGATATCCACATCGACGGATTTCAGATTGTGTTCACGCGCACCGCGGACGGAAATTTGGGTCAGCATCGAAGAACGGCCTTGTTCGGGGAGTTTCTTGGTTTCATCAAGTGGCTGTCACCAGCCTCGCTGTCAAGCGCCTTGACATTAGCGTGCGGCTGGGAACAAATAAAGAACAAATAAGCGAGGAGCAAAACATGAGCGATTGGCGAGAAGGCGGCTGCCTGTGCGGGGCGGCGCGCTACGAGATTGATGTGGAGGGTGCCCGCACCGGCAATTGCCATTGCCGCGATTGCCAGAAGAATGCCGGCGCCCCTTTCATGACTTTTACGAGCGTTGTGCGCGGCCGGTTCAACTGGGTTGCAATGCCGAAGGGCGAAGCCCATGCGAGCGACATAGCCGTGCGTCGTTTCTGCGAAAAGTGCGGCACACCGCTGACATGGGAGGCACTGGACGGCGCCGAAAGCGTGGGGGTTTCAACGCCAACGCTTGATCAGCCTGCCGATATCCCGGTGCAGTACGAGATTTACACCCGCACCCGTTTCCCCTGGATGGCGCCAGTGGCGGGTGCCTTGCAGTTTGATGCGGACGGCACGGTGCAGGCGATGGATGGTAATCAGGGCTGAGGCACGGCCTTCACCCGTTCGTAGCGCCCATCGAACCAGTCGTTCCAGGTGGACGTTTTGGCGTCATATTGTTGGAAATACTGGCGCACGCTGCCGTCGGCCTCGGCGCTCCATGTGCCCCGGAAGGGGATGGCAGCCGGTTGGCCATAATAGAAGATACTGCCTTCAAGGACCATGGCACCGTCCTTGAGGCGGCCTTCGATATCGATGGAATAACCACCGGCCGATACCCAGACCTGCCGCCATCTGGCAGTGACAGGGTTATAGAGATTGAGGCTCATGCCGGTGGAGCCGCCATTGCCGGCCCAGGTTTCGACAAGGGCACAATGGGCCTCGATGGCCTCGATACGGTTTTCGCCGGCATGTTTGCCGGTGGCGCGGTCAGTGACCGACCAGTTGCCGAGCCAGAAATCGAAGTCGTGAAAGCCGGGTGTGTCGGCGCAGGAATAGGCTGACTGGGCCGTTGCGGGCGCGCTGAGCGCGAACAGGGCAATCGCCGGGGCAAGACAGATGGTGCGCATGATAGGCCTCCCTCCCTTGGATGGTGCCATGGTAACAGGCGCGGGCAGGGCAGGCAGCGCAACTTTCGTTGCGGCGGCGCTTGGATTCAGGCGGCGACTTGTCTAAAGTCCGCCGACATAAACATACACTCTAGATATCAGGGGGCTCTTATGGCCGGTAGCGTCAACAAAGTCATTCTCGTCGGCAATCTCGGGCGCGACCCGGAAGTGCGCAACATGCAGGATGGCTCGCCGGTGGTGAATTTGAGTATCGCAACGAGCGAATCGTGGCGCGACAAGAACACGGGCGAACGCCGGGAAAAGACCGAGTGGCACCGTGTGGTGATCTTCAACGATCAGCTTGCCAAGGTGGCCCAGCAATATCTGAAGAAAGGCTCGACCGTTTATATCGAGGGCCAGCTTCAGACCCGCAAATGGACCGACCAGTCGGGCCAGGAAAAATATTCGACCGAAATCGTCCTGCAGCGCTATCGCGGTGAACTGACGATGCTCGGTGGCCGCGGTGATGGCGGTGGCGGCGGCGACTTCGGTGGCGGCGATTACGGCGACCAGTCGGGCGGCTATGGCGGTGGCAACGGCGGCGGTGGCCGTTCGGGCGGCGGCGGTGGTCGTGGCGGCCAGCAAGGCGGCTTCGGCGGCGGCTCGGACCTCGACGACGAAATCCCGTTCTGATCGCGGATCAAATATCCATCACAAAGGGCGGCGCCATATGGGGCTGCCCTTTTCTTTTCATTTCCAGCTGATAGGGTTGAAGGATGACCGATACCAACCCCATCAATCTTGCAATGATCGACCATGTGGTGCTGCGCGCCGAGGATGCGCCGCGGCTGATTGCTTTTTACTGCGATGTGCTCGGCTGCCGGCTGGAAAAGGTGCAGGAAAAGATCGGGCTCTGGCAGCTCCGTGCCGGGGCGTCGCTTATCGATATCGTCAGCGTGGATGGCACCCTTGGCCAGCGGTTCGATGCCCCGCGCCGGGACGCGCCGAACATGGATCATTTCTGCCTTCAGGTGACACCATGGGACGGGGAGGCGATCCTCGCCCATCTGGCGCGCCACGAGGTCTCAAGCCTTGAAATTGTCACGCGCTACGGGGCTTTGGGCGAGGGGCCTTCGATCTATCTCGATGACCCGGAAGGCAATTCGGTGGAGCTGAAAGGCCCAGCTTTCGCCTGAATTTCGTGCAGGATGACTTGTAGTGGCGGATTGCGGCTCCCATGTCAGGGAGACCAACCGGCCCAAAAGTCATAGACAGCGAGGAAACGACGGCATGATCGGATTGGCATTAGGCGGCGGCGCCGGGCTCGGCTGGGCCCATATCGGTGTCATCCGCGCCCTTCAGGACGAGAATATCCCCATCAGCGCCGTTGCCGGCACCTCGATCGGCGCCATCGTCGGTGCGGGTGTGGCACTCGACCGGCTTGACCTTGTGGAGGAAACCGCCCGGTCGCTTTCCTTCCGCACCATGCTCAGGATGGGCGAATTTTCCTTCCGCTCCGGCGGGCTTATCGGCACCAACAAGATCGAACAGGAACTGCGCCGTCATTTCGGCAGTGTCCTGATCGAGGACCTGCCAGTTCCATATGCGGCGGTGGCGGCTGACATGATCAGCGGCGACCGGGTCATCCTCGATGGCGGTGATCTTGTGATGGCGCTCAGGGCATCATCGGCCATTCCCGGCGTGTTCCCGCCAGTGCAAACAAGCCGCATGCTCCTTGCCGATGGCGGCATGGTTGACCCCGTGCCGGTGGCAGTGACGCGGTCGCTGGGCGCGGCCCATGTTGTGGCGATTGATCTGCAAGGCGATTATATCGGGCGGGCGCAGCGCATGGGGCTGGAGGCCAAGGGGATTGGCACTAAGATGCCCGGCCCCTTGAAGATGGCGCGGGCTGCCCTTTTCATGACGATGCGGACGCTTGGCCGCGTGCGGATGGCCCACGAAGGCGCCGATGTGGTGATCACACCCAAGATCGGCCATGTCGATGTGGCGGATTTCACGAAGGCGGATGAGCTGATCGCGCTCGGGCGACAAGCGGGGCAACAGGCGATCCCTGAAATCCTCGATCTTCTGGAGAGGGAACCGGCGCCCGCGATGGAGAGCGCCGGTTAAAAGAAAAGGGATCAGCGCGCCAGTTCGCGCTGGATCACGATCCGCTGGATATCGGACGTGCCTTCGTAAATCTGGCAGACCCGCACATCACGGTAGATTTTCTCGACCGGATAGTCAGCGAGATACCCGTATCCACCGAGCGTCTGGATCGCGGCAGAGCAGATGCGCTCAGCGGCTTCCGACGCAAAAAGCTTGGCCATGCAGGCTTCCTTGAGGCAGGGCTCGCCAGCATCCTTTTTGGCAGCAGCGTTCAGTACCAGCAGTTCAGCGGCTTCAAGGTCAGTTGCCATATCGGCAAGGCGGAAGCCAACGGCCTGATGGTTGAAGATCTGTGTGCCGAAGGCCTCACGTTCCTTGGCGTAGGCAAGGGCATAGTCGAACGCGGCACGCGCCATGCCGACCGATTGGGCGGCGATGCCGATACGGCCGGTTTCAAGGTTGGCGAGTGCGACCTTGTAGCCGTCACCTTCCTTACCGAGCAGGCAATCAGCGGGCACTTCCATATCCTCGAACACCAGCGAGCAGGTGTCGGACGCCTTCTGGCCAAGCTTGTGTTCGACGGACGCCACCGTGAAGCCCGGCGTGTCGGTCGGCACGAGGAAAGCTGAGATGCCCTTCTTGCCGGCTGCAGGGTCGGTCACCGCGAAAATGATCGCTGCCTTGGCGATCCGGCCCGACGTGATGAACTGTTTGGTGCCGTTCAGTTTCCAGCCGCTGTTGGTGCGCTCGGCCCGGGTTTTGAGCATCGAGGCGTCAGATCCCG
The Gimibacter soli DNA segment above includes these coding regions:
- a CDS encoding GFA family protein; translation: MSDWREGGCLCGAARYEIDVEGARTGNCHCRDCQKNAGAPFMTFTSVVRGRFNWVAMPKGEAHASDIAVRRFCEKCGTPLTWEALDGAESVGVSTPTLDQPADIPVQYEIYTRTRFPWMAPVAGALQFDADGTVQAMDGNQG
- the ssb gene encoding single-stranded DNA-binding protein gives rise to the protein MAGSVNKVILVGNLGRDPEVRNMQDGSPVVNLSIATSESWRDKNTGERREKTEWHRVVIFNDQLAKVAQQYLKKGSTVYIEGQLQTRKWTDQSGQEKYSTEIVLQRYRGELTMLGGRGDGGGGGDFGGGDYGDQSGGYGGGNGGGGRSGGGGGRGGQQGGFGGGSDLDDEIPF
- a CDS encoding VOC family protein, coding for MTDTNPINLAMIDHVVLRAEDAPRLIAFYCDVLGCRLEKVQEKIGLWQLRAGASLIDIVSVDGTLGQRFDAPRRDAPNMDHFCLQVTPWDGEAILAHLARHEVSSLEIVTRYGALGEGPSIYLDDPEGNSVELKGPAFA
- a CDS encoding patatin-like phospholipase family protein, whose amino-acid sequence is MIGLALGGGAGLGWAHIGVIRALQDENIPISAVAGTSIGAIVGAGVALDRLDLVEETARSLSFRTMLRMGEFSFRSGGLIGTNKIEQELRRHFGSVLIEDLPVPYAAVAADMISGDRVILDGGDLVMALRASSAIPGVFPPVQTSRMLLADGGMVDPVPVAVTRSLGAAHVVAIDLQGDYIGRAQRMGLEAKGIGTKMPGPLKMARAALFMTMRTLGRVRMAHEGADVVITPKIGHVDVADFTKADELIALGRQAGQQAIPEILDLLEREPAPAMESAG
- a CDS encoding acyl-CoA dehydrogenase family protein, which produces MILTEEQRMVRDMARDFSRDRIGPNSRAWEAAGAIPADILKEMGELGLLGMTIPEEWGGAETDYVSYALALMEIAAGDGGLSTLMSVNNAPVCAAVYQNGTDAQKETYLKPLARGEWIGAFCLTEPQAGSDASMLKTRAERTNSGWKLNGTKQFITSGRIAKAAIIFAVTDPAAGKKGISAFLVPTDTPGFTVASVEHKLGQKASDTCSLVFEDMEVPADCLLGKEGDGYKVALANLETGRIGIAAQSVGMARAAFDYALAYAKEREAFGTQIFNHQAVGFRLADMATDLEAAELLVLNAAAKKDAGEPCLKEACMAKLFASEAAERICSAAIQTLGGYGYLADYPVEKIYRDVRVCQIYEGTSDIQRIVIQRELAR